The segment CGGGAGATCTCCCGGGACATCCCCGGAGCCGCCCGTCTTGACCAGGACCAGCTCCGGATCTGGGAGACGAACCACGATCGGCGCCCTCTCGCCCGTACCATCGACCTGCTGTGCCGTCTGTACGAGACAAGCGCAGAAGGGCTGGGCCTGAGCGGCAACTACACACCGACACAGATTCCCGTTCAGCGAAGCCTGCGACCGGATTCACGGACCACTCACAGTTCGGCGGTCACTGTAGCCACGGGGCCGGACTCCCTCGACAGAGTTCTGGACCGGACCCGGTATGACGTGGACCGAACTCTCGCACGTGCCACGGTCAGTTTCGTCCAGCTCGATTTGCTGGAAGAACGTCTGGCAGATCTTCGCTGTCAGTACCTCGTCACCGCGCCGGTTCCGATGCTCGGCCACCTGCTTCCGGAGCTCGACGAGGTGCAGGCAATTGCCGCAGAGCGGCAGCCCGCACTGGTGCAGATGCGGCTGTCGGAGGTAACCGCCGTCTTGGCAACTCTGATTGCCGACGCCCTCATGAAACTCGGGCGCCTGCGTCAGTCCCGTGCCTGGTACGCCACCGCCCGCTCGGCCGCGGACGACAGCACCAACGCCGATCTGCGTGCCCGTGTTCGCGCCCAGGCCGCGATGCTGCCCTACTACTACGGACCCCTGGCCAGTGCGGTCGCACTCTCCCGGGAAGCGCGGATAATCGCCCGCCACCGCGCTACTGCTACTGCGGCGTTTTCTGCCGCAGCCGAGGCGCGTGCACTGGCCCGGCAGGGAGATACCGCCCGCGCCCGCGAGGCGATCCGCCTTGCCCGGGACGTGTACGACCGAGCGAGCCCCGGCGACCCCGATGATGCCTTTGCTTTCCCCGAACGTCGACTCCTGCTCTATCTGAGCGGCGCGCTCACTTACCTCGGTGACACCCATGAGGCCGACCGCGTCCAGGCTCGCGCACTCACCCTTTATGGCGACCATCAGGGGATTGATCCCGTCCTGCTCCACCTTGAACAGGCCATCTGCCTCGTCCGTACCCGACACCTGTCCGAAGCGTGCAGGATCGCGACCGGCGCGTATCTCCAACTCCCGCCTGATCAACGGACCGAACTTCTCGCCGCACGCGCCCACGATGTCCTGGCCGTTATTCCTGTCCCGATGAGAACCACATCCGCTGCCCGAGAGCTCGGAGACGCTCTCGCCCTCCCCACCAGCACCAGGTGACAGCACCAGCCCATCTGCCGCAGCCTGGGACATATGACGGAACCCCTGCCCGGCGGCTTCACCAGCGCTGAACTGACTGCTCTGACCACACAGGCTCGTACGGAACTGGACCTTGACGGCCACGAGCAGCAACTGCTGCGTGGCCACACCAACGCCGTCGTCCGCATCGGCCCCGTCGTCCTCAAGATCGCCCGCAAGGGGACCACCGCGCCGGCCGTCGAGCGAACCGTTGCCCTGGTGCGCTGGCTCCAAGAGCAGGGGTTCCCTACCGTGCCACTCCATTCCCACCACCGACAGCCGCTCCACCTCTACGGCGGGGCCCTGGCCACCGTATGGACCTACCTCCCCCAGCCCGCTGAACCCCTTGCCGCAGCCGACCTGGCTGCTCCGCTCGCGACCCTCCACCAACTTCCCACGCCGCCGGTCCCGGTACGGCGGCTCGACAACCTCCGGGCGATACGTCGCTCTCTCTCCGCAACTCGGACGCTCGACCCGGACGACATGGCCTTCCTCAGGGACCGCGCGGACCGGCTTGAACGCGACCTGGAACAAGTTGCCTATGTTCTTGCTCCGAGCCTTGTCCAAGGCGATCCGCAGCACCGCAACGCACTGCACGACAGCGCGGGCGGGCGGACCGTGTTGTGCGACTGGGACACCGTTGCCCACGGTCGGCCCGAATGGGACCTGGTCACGGTCGAGATCCACTGCCGGCGCTTTGGCCATGGGCCGCAGCACTGGGTCGATTTCACTGCCGCGTACGGGTTTGACGTCACAGCGTGGTCGGGCTACCAGACCCTTCGCGATATCCGCGAGCTGCGAATGATCACCACCAACGCCCGCAAGGCACGGCACACCCCCGGCTCCCTCTGCGAGGTACAGCGACGGATTAAGAGTCTGCGAGAGGACGAGGACGGACTGCTGTGGAACATTCTCTGAGAGGTCTGGTTCTGCTGGCTGGAAGCATTACCAGGCGGTGCTCACCCTCTTAGCAGGGCTCTGAACTTCCTGCCAAACTATCGCTGGATATCTGAGAGGTGGCCCTCATGAAGATTCTCTTCGTCGCCCCTGCCGACGCATGGTTCAAGTCTTCCTACAGCAACGACTCCGGCGGGGCTTGCGTCGAGATCGCAGACCTGACCGGAGGGATCGGAATTCGCGACTCGAAGATAGAGCACGGTCCTGCGCTCGCCGTGACGGCCGCTGCCTGGTCTTCCTTCGTGGACCTGGCACGTACCGACACCATCGACTGACAACGTCGGCGGAATTCCGAGGGTCCGCCGTCCCCCATGCCGAACCCGGGGAAGGCGGACCATGTCGTAGGGCCAGATCCAAGGGCAGACAGGTGCACCCTCGGGTCAGGGCACAGAGCACCCATGTTCATCCCGGTCCAGCAGGGAGACCGCATGACCAATCCTGCAATCACCAGTAGCCAGAGGGATCAGGCCGGTCTGATCTGGGACTACCACCAGATGGGCCACGAACCCGAGCCTGTCGAGGTGGCGATCGGCCTGGGCAGCCATGATCCCGGTGTAGCCGACACCGCTGCCAGGCTCTACCACCAGGGGTTGATGAAGACGCTCGTGTTCTCCGGCGGAAACAGCCCCACCACGAAGGGCCGTTTCCCCCGGGGCGAAGCCGTTCACTACCGCGAGCACGCCCTCACCCTCGGTGTCCCCGACGATGCGATCCTCGTCGAACCCCATGCCACCAACACCGGCGCCAACATCGCCCTCAGCCGTGAACTCCTTGCCCGAGAAGGCATCCGGCCCAGCTCGGTGCTCCTGATCACCAAGCCGTATATGGAACGTCGCGCCTACGCGACCACCCGCCGGGTCTGGCCCGAGGTTGATGTGCGGTGTGCTTCGGAGGACCTGGCCTTCGCGGACTACCTGACCGCTATCGGTGATCAGAAGTTGGTGGTGGACATGCTCGTGGGTGACCTCCAGCGGATCATCGAGTACCCCAAGCTCGGATACGCGATCGAACAGGACGTACCCAAGGATGTTCGCACCGCTTACACCGGTCTGGTCGAAGCCGGGTTCACCAGCCGTCTCATGGCATGAGGAACAGCAGGTCGAAGCAACCAGGGCACCGTGAAGACGGGCCCGGGCAGTCTTGAAGCACTCTCGCATCCGGTCATTTTTTTGCCCCTGCCCAGGAGTGAAATGCCGGAAGAAACAGGTGTTCTCATTACCCGCTATCTTTCCGGCCAGCGTCGGAAACCACTCTTCTGGCGGGGAGCGGCGGGCTCCGTCATCATGACGAACCCCCAAGCTCTACAGGAGGTGGTCATGGGCAAGCACGAGAAGCCCCCGCCGGATCTGTCCCAGGGCAAACCACCACCCGGCAACGCCGATGGGCAGGTCCCTCCTCCACCGCCCTCCGACGGGAAGCACAAGAAGAAGTAGGTCATGGACAGGCTCGACGTGAGGCGCGCGGAACTCCACCAAGTCATGGAAGATCGCGGGGCCTGGCCCGAGCGGTCTCCGTGGATCCGGGAGGCCGTACGAGCGCTGCCGCGCGATCGCTTCGCCCCGGAGCGGCTCTGGCGGTGGGACGGCCACGCCTATGTTCCCGTCGACCGTACCGACGAGCCCGGAGGGTGGGCGGACCTCCTCTTCGCCGACCCCGACGCGGCCGCGGTCACCCAGGTCACCGGAGGGCTGCCCACATCGAGTCTGTCCTGTCAGGGCATCGTTGTCGACATGCTCGACTCCCTCCTCCTCGAACCCGGACATCGGGTGCTGGAGCTGGGGACGGGGACCGGCTGGAACGCGGTGCTCGCCGCGGTGCGGGCCGGGGTCGGCCGGGTCACCACGGTCGAAATGGACCCGGACGTGGGCGAGACCGCCCGCGCCCGGCTCCTGGCACACGCACCCGGGATCCGGACCGAACTCGGTGACGGCTCCCTGGGCGCGCCGGACAGCGGCCCGTACGACCGGGTCATCGCCACCTACGCCGTTGAACACGTCCCCTGGGCCTGGGTCGCACAGACCCGGCCCGGTGGACGGGTCGTCTTCCCCTGGGGCCGTCTCGGGCATATCGCGCTCACGGTGGCCGACGACGGGGCTTCGGCATCCGGATGGGTGCAGGGCCTGGCGCAGTTCATGCCCGACCGCACCACCGGAACCGAGCCGGGTTTTACCGAGGTCCGCGGTACGGGCGAGCCCGACGACGAACGGATCTGGACGCGGGAACTCGCCCCGCTGCGGGACGACTGGGATCTCCGGTTCGCCTTGCGCGTCGCCGAGCCCGGGCTTCAGTACACGACGGCGGAGGACGACGACGGCTGGAATGCCTGGCTCCATGACCAGGACTCCTCCTGGGCGGTGATCGCCGCGCAGGAGGACGGCACGACGGTCGCCTCCCAGGGCGGGCCTCGGCGCCTGGCCGATCTTCTCGACCAGGCGTGGGGCGAGTGGACGCAACTGGGTTCTCCCGACCGGTACGCGTACGGGCTGACCGTCACTCCGGACCGGCAGTACGCCTGGGCCCTGGACCCCGGGACCGGACCCCGCTGGTATCAGTTGGCCGACCCGCGGGGCGCCCGCGCCTGACCGGTTCGCGGGGCAACTCAGCTGGTGACGGCCGCCTGCCGCTCCGCGTCCGATGCCCGCTCACCCTTGAGCTCCGGCCGGGCGGCGGTGTCGGGAGCTGGCCGCGGGGAGCGGCGTAGGGCCGTTGTCGCGGACAGGACGACCGGGATCGCGGCGAGGGCGAAGCACACCGACAGGGGGAGGCGGCCCACCAGCAGTCCCGTGGCGGCCGTCGCGCCCGCCGAGCCGGCGTTGAACGCGGTGTTGACCCAGGCGCCCGCCTTGGTGCGGCCCGCCGGGTCGGCGCATTCGTCGGCGATCAGATAGGCGGTGGTGATGGCCGGGGCGATGAACAGGCCGCCCAGTGCCGCCCACACGATGAGCAGATAAGGGTGGGGGGAGAGGCCCGCCGCGGCGAGGGTCAGCCCCAGCGGTACCGCCAGGAAGGCCAGCCGCAGCCGGTTCGAGGCGCGCCACGGGATCGCGCCGTACACCAGACCGCCGATGGCGCTGCCGCCGCACAGCGCGGCCAGTACCCAGGCGACCGCCTGAGGCTCGTGGTGCGCGTCGGCGAAGGCGATCACCAGGAGTTCGAACGCGCCCAGGCAGATACCCACCGCGGCCGAGACGACGATCGCCTGACGCAGTCCGGGGTCGCCGCGCAGGGCGGGTTCCTCGGAGGGCTGCGCCGGTCCGGCGGGTGCCTTCTCCCGGCCGGTCCAGCCGCGGGCCGCCGGAGAGGTGATCAGGGCGAGCGTCCCGGTCAGTACGAGTGCCGCGCTCACCGCGAGACCGAGTGACGGCGCCGCGACCTGCACCAGCAGCCCCACCAGCAGCGGTCCCGCGACGAAGAGGAGTTCCTCGGCGACCGAGTCCAGGCTGTAGGCGCGCTGCAGCAGCCGCCGGTCGGGCAGCAGGTCGCTCCACAGGGTCCGCATCACCGGGCCGAGCGGCGGCGTACACGCGCCCGCGGGCGCCGCCAGGAGCCCCAGCAGGATTCCTGACGTGCCGGACCACGAGGTCGCGAAGGCCAGCGCGGCCAGCAGCACCGCGTAGAGGCCGGCCATGGGGAGCAGCGCCCGGCGCGGGCCGTACCGGTCGACCAGACCGGCCCGGGTCGGTGAGAGAAAGACGCTGGTCAGCGCGAACAGCGCCATGACGGTACCGGCGACGGCATAAGAGTCGGTGGACTCCTTGACCGCCAGCACCAGCGACAGCGAGACCATTCCGTAGGAGAGCCGGCCCAGCAGGGCCGCGCCGAACGTGCGGCAGGCATGGCGGGTACGCAGCACAGCCGCGTACGAAGGCGTCGTGGAAGACGAAGACATGATGATGTCCCTCGGAGACAGCGCCAGGCTGAAGGCGGCGCTCAAAACGTGCATGGGCAGCGGAAGTCGCGCCCGGTGGGGCGCAGACGGCGCTGACTCCTATGCACGGAAGAAGGACATGCAGGGGACCGTATCAGAGAGGGTGCCGGACCGGATAGGGAAGTTTTTACGCTCCCGGCGGCGAGGGGGTCCGCAGGGACTCGACCGCCAGCCGGGCCGCCGTGCCGATGACCGCGTCCGCCGCCGGGAGCGTGGCCGCCGGGCTCGCCGCGCGGGTGAAGACCGCCACCGCGTACCGGCCGCCGTCCGGGTAGGCCACCACCCCGACCTCGTTGCGGAGCGTCGGCACGCTGCCCGTCTTCCCCGCGACCTGGACATCGTCGAAGGGGAAGCCCGACGCCAGGCGGTGCGGCCAGACCTGGAGGCCGAGGATCCGGCGCATCGCCGCGCAGTGCTCGGGGGTGCCCGCCTCGTCGCGCCAGACGGCGGCGAGCAGGGCGGTCATATCGCGGGGTGTGCTGCGGTTCGTCCGGGCCGGGTCGAGCGCGCGCAGTCCGGCGATCACCCGGGGATCGGCGAACGCCCTCGGGCCGGCGGGGCCCGCGTCCTTGCGGAGGCTGCCGAGGAAGGAGCCGAAGGTCTCCACCGCCTCGGTACGGGGCATGCCCAGGCGCCGGGTGGTGGCGTTGACCGCGTCGAGGCCCACCCGCTCCAGCAGGACATCGGCCGCGGCGTTGTCGCTGACGCTCATCATCAGAAAGGCCGCGTCCCGCAGCGACAGCCGGGCCCCGTCGAGCATGGCGCCCAGACCTGTCGGGCCCGGGGTGCGGCCGTGCGCGGGGATCTCCGTCTGCTCGGTGAGATCCAGCCGCCCGGCCGCCGCCGCCTCGTGCAGTGTCACCAGTACACACAGCTTGTGGACGCTCGCGGTCACCACGGGACGGTCAGCACCCGCGTCGACCTCGGCGTCGGTGTCGATGTCCCGGGCGTGCAGCCAGCCCGTGACCCCGGCCCCGGCGAAGGCCGCGCCGATCCGGGCCCCGGCGCCGGGCGGCGGGGGAGTACGGGGGTGCGGTGTCGGCTCGGTCATATCCAGTACTCCGCGGCTGGGCGCAGGTGCAGGGGGTGTGAGGGCATCGGCACGGCGGTGTCCGATTCGGACGCCGCGGTACGGCCGAGGGCCTCGGTGACGGTATCGGCGAACGCCCGTACCCCGGCGTCCTCGCCACGGCCCCGGGGCCAGGCCGCCGAATGCCGCCAGGCCAGCGGGGCGCCGGCCAGCGGTCGCCAGACCGTTTCGGGAGAAGGGGAAGAAGAGGGGAAAGGGGAAGAAGAAGGGGAAGGGGCGGATTCGGTACGTGGCGCGAACGCCACCGCCCGGCGCGACAGCAGCAGCCCCCGGGTGAAGCTCGCGCCCTGGCCGTGGCGGACCGCCTGCGGGGTGAGACCGTGGCGGGCGCAGGTGGTCAGCAGATCGTCGTAGACCGCCGGGGCCAGCTCCCGTGGGAAGAGAATCAGCTCGTACCCGGCCAGTGCGGCGAGCGGCACAACCTCGAAACCGGCCGCCGGGGCATCGTGCGGCAGCAGGACGCCCAGGTCATGGCGGAGCACCGGGCCCAGTTCGAGTCCGGTCACATCGCAGGGGTGGCGGATCAGGCCCACGTCCAGCTCGTGCCGGGCGAGCCGGTCCACCTGCTCCGCCGTCGACAGCTCGTGCAGTTCCAGTTCGACCCCGTGCCCGCGCTCGGCGAAACCGTCGAGGACCGCGGCGACCGTCTCACCGGCGATATCCGGTGACAGCGCGGCGCGCACCAGCCCGCTGCGGCCCTCCCGGACATGCCGGGCCGTGGCCGTCAGCGCCTCGGCGGACGCCAGCAGATTACGGGCCTCGGTCAGCAGCAGGGTGCCGCTTTTGGTGAGCGTGACCTGTCGGGTGGTCCGGTCGAAAAGCCGTACCCCCAGCTCTCGTTCCAGTCGCTGGACGCGCTGGGACAGCGGCGGCTGGGCCATGCCCAGTCGTTGGGCGGCACGGCCGAAATGTAATTCCTCTGCAACAGCGACAAAGCACTGGACATGCCGGATCAGGTCCACGAACAGCGATTATATCGAGGCTTGATGAATCCGTGACTGATATCGGTCTTGGACGTAACGCCGGACCCGCTGATCTGCTCGGGGTATTGAACGGCCACGACGCAGAAGGTGTGAACTATGACGAAAGCGCATGATTCCGCTGGTGGTAGGGAGCAGGAAGGCAAGTGGGGGCGGCCCGCCGACGCGTCCGCCGCGCCCCCGGGCCGGTTCTCCCGCCGTGCCGCGCTCGCCGCCCTGGCCGGTCTGGCGGCCGTACCGCTCACCGGCTGTACCAGCGGGACCGGATCCCCGGAGAGTGCCAAGCCCTCCGCCGCGAACAGCGGGCCCGCGCCCGCCGCCGGTGACACGGGCCGTGCCTTCGCCGCGCTGGAGAAGGAGTTCGCCGCCCGGCTCGGTGTGTACGCGATCGACACCGGCAGCGGCCGGACCGTGCTCCACCGGCCGGACGAACGCTTCGCCTACGCCTCCACCTGCAAGGCCCTCATCGCCGCCGCCGTGCTGAGGAAGCACTCGCTGCGGGAGATGCGGCGGCGCGTCAGCTACGGCCGGGAGGTGCTCCAGCCCCATTCGCCGATCACCGAGCGGAACGTCGGAAAGGGCATGACCCTGAGCGAACTCTGCGACGCCACCGTCCGCTACAGCGACAACGCCGCGGCCAATCTGCTCTTCGACGAGCTCGGCGGGCCCCGCGGGCTCCAGACCGAGCTGCGGTCCGTCGGCGACCGGATCACCCGCTGCGACCGCTACGAGGTCGAGCTGAGCGATGCCGTACCGGGCGACCTCAGGGACACCAGTACCGCCCGCGCCCTCGCCACCGACCTGCGGACCTATGTCCTCGGGAACGTCCTGCCGCCGGAGAAGCGCGCCGTCCTCGCCGACTGGCTGAAGCGGAACACCACCGGCGACCAGGTGATCCGCGCCGGCACTCCGGACGGCTGGCAGGTCGGGGACAAGACCGGTACCGGCGGCTACGGCACCCGTAACGACATCGCGATCGTCTGGCGCCCGAAGGCCGCGCCGATCGCGATAGCGGTCCTGTCCCGCAAGGACGTCAAGGGTGCCAAGCATCAGGACGCCCTGATCGCCCGGGCCGCCGAGGTGGCGCTGAAGGCCTTCGTCTGAGTGCCTTCGTCTGAGTGGGCGTCATGGGCAGAGCCGTAAGAGGTACTTAGATGCCGTTTATCTGATGAAATGATCAAACTTGGGGGAGTGAGCAGTCCGTGGACCAAGGTTCGGTGATCACGGAAGGCACCACTCATGAGACGCATTCCTGGGCGACAGCCCGCCCCGGGCCGTCGGCGCGGCCGGCGCGGAAGCGGTCTGACCGCAGTCTGCTGTGCGCTGGGAGTGGGGTTCTTCGCGCTGACCTCCCCCGTGAGCGCGACCGCCGCGACCGCCGCGACCGCCGCGAACATCGCGGGTAAGGCGGGTACGGCGGGTACGGCCGACGGGGCGGAAGTCGCCGAGTCCGCCGAGTCCGCCGAGTACACAGCTTCCTCGGCGGACTCCGGGGCGGGCCGGTCCGGGCGTACGGAAGCGGCCGAGGGCGGCGCCGACAAGTCCCGCACCTCCAAGGACCGGGCCGATAAGTCCCGTACCGGCAAGAGCCGCGCCGAGAAGCCCCGTAAAACCAAGTCCGCCAAGGGCAAGGCCGCCAAGGCCGAGGCCCGCCCCGGCCGCGCCGACCTCGCCGTGCACTGGGAAGCCGCCGGCGCCGAGGCGGGTGACGGTACCGCCGTCGCCCGGCTCGGTGACGGCGCCGCCGTCGCCGGGGCCGCGGGCGCCGAGGCCACCGACAAGGCCCCCGGACCCCACCCGGACGGCCCCCGGCCCGACGGCCCCGAAGCCGACTTCACCTACACCTACCGGGTCTCCGTCGTGAACCACGGACCCTCCCGGGCCGTCGACGTCGTCGTCACCGACCGGCTCCCCGACTCCCTCGTCTTCGTCTCCTCGTCCGACGGCTGTACGGCCGCCGGGCAGACGATCACCTGCGGCCCGCTGGCCACCCTCGCCGTCGGTGAGACCCACACCTGGCTGCTCACCGTCCGGCCCGCCGACGACTACACCGGCGACGGCTCCGACATCACCAACGTCGCCACCGTCACCTCCGACACCGAGGACCCCGACAGCGAGAACAACACCGCCGTCCACACCGGTGTCCCCGTCCCCGGCGGTACCGGCAAGGCGGACCTCGCGCTGACGAAGACCGCGCTGCTGCCCCGGGGCCGGGACACCGTCGCGCCGGGCGAGACCTTCACGTACCGCGTCACCGTCCACAACAACGGCCCCTCGACGGCCGTCGACGTCCGGGTCGTCGACCCGCTCCCCGCCGTGCTGGCCTTCGTATCGTCCCCGGACGGCTGCCGGCTCTCGGACGAGGACGACCGCACGGTCGTCTGCCCGGCGCCGGCCCGGCTGCCGGCCGGGGAGTCCGTCTCGTACGAACTCGTCGTCCGGGTACGGGAGAACGCGACCACCCGCGGCGGCGGAGGCGGCGGGGACCACTCAGGGCACAGCCGCTGCGCCCTGGAGAACACCGCCTTCGTCACCTCCCTGACCCGGGACCCGGTGCTCGCCAACAACAGCAACCGGCCCGGCACCACCGGACCCGGCGGCGGGCCCCTCTATCTGGAACACCCCAAGCCGAACGAGCCCCACCAGCCGCAGGAGCCCAACAAGCCCCCGCACCGGCCGCACCATCCGTCTCAGCTCGCGCACACCGGCGAGGACCTCCCGGGCTGGCTGCCCTGGTCCGCCGGGCTGACCCTGGCCACCGGCGGCGCCCTCGTCCTGCTCTCCCGCAGACACCTCCGCGCCCCCGGGCTCCCCGGCGACCCGGAGGAGGCCGCGCGCCCATGAGACTCCACTCCGCCCGGCTCCTGGCGGCGCTCGCCCTCGCCGTCGCCGCCACCCTGACCCTGTTCGCCGCCCCGCCGCCGACCCATGCGGTCGCGCCCCGCGCGCTGACCTTCCCCGTCCACGAGCCCTTCGACAGCGCGGTCGGCAATCTGGGCAGTCTCACCGGCAACGCCAGCTATCAGAGCGGCGGCTGGCTCCGGCTCACCAGCGCCGCCACCAACCAGGCGGGCGGCTGGGAGATGAACGACTCCTTCCCCGCCAATCTGGGCATCGTCGCCGAGTTCACCTATGCCACCTACGGCGGCACCGCCTTCGACGGCAAACGCGGTGACGGCCTCACCTTCTTCCTCGCCGACGGCAACGCCGTCAACGGCACCGGCGCCCCCGGCGGCAGCCTCGGCTACGCCTGCGGCGGCGGCCCGCCCTGCAACCGCGGGGGCGTCCCCGGCGCCTTCCTCGGCATCGGTCTCGACGAGTTCGGCAACTTCTCCTCCGCCGGCGTCGGCAACGGCGGCCCCGGCAGCCAGGCCAACCGGATCGTGCTCCGCGGCGGCGGCAACGGGAACACCGGCTACCGCTTCGGCACCTCGGTTCCCGGTCCCGGCGGCACCGTCGAGACCCAGGGCCGCGGCGACTACCGGACCGTCCGGGTCACCGTGATGCCCAGCGGGGGCCGGCTCCTGGTCTCCATCTGGTCCGACACCGGCCCCGGCACCGCCCTCACCGAGGTCGTCACCGACTACAACGTCTCCACCATCGCCAACCAGCCCGCGCTGCCCTCCACCCTGAAGGTCGGCTTCTCCGGCGGCACCGGACTGGCCACCAATATCCACGAGATCGGCGACCTCAAGATCAACGTCCCGGCGGATCTGTCGGTCACCAAGACCGGCAGCCCCGCCACCGCCCGCGCGGGCGACCCCGTCAGCTACACCGTCACCGTCGCCAACAGCGGCGCCAACGATGTCATGGGCGCGATCCTGCGGGACGCCGTACCCGGGCTGACCAATGTGACCTGGAGCTGCACCGCGACCACCGGCAGCAGCTGCGTCCAGCCGTCCGGCAGCGGAAACAGCATCACCGCCTCCTCGAATCTGCTGCGCAACGGCTCGGCCACATATGTCATCAGAGGCACCGCACCGGGCACCCCGGGCACGCTCACCAACACCGCCACCGTCTTCCCGCCCTCCGACCGCACCGACACCAACTCCGCCAACGACAGCGCGACCGCGACCACCACGGTCACCGCGCTCGCGGACGTGGCGGTGATGAAGACGGGCGTCGGCACCGGGCCGATCACCCCGGGGCAGACCTTCGGCTACCGGGTCACGGCGGGCAACATGGGCCCCTCCGACACCACCAACGTCAGAATCACCGACACGCTGCCCGCCGGGCTGACCTTCGTCTCCTCGCCCGACGGCTGTACGGCCACCGGTCAGACCGTCAGCTGCCCGGCCGCGGCGACGATGGCCGCGGGCGGCACCCAGTCCTGGACATTCCGGGTGAAACTCTCCGATGCCTATACCGGCAACGGCAGCGATCTGGGGAATGTGGCGACGGTACGCCACGATGTCGCCGACCCGAATCAGGCGAACAACACCACGGGCGCGGTGACCCCGCCGGGCGGGGTGACGGAGCCCCGCGCCGATCTGAGCACGGTCAAACAGCCCCTGACCAGCACCCCCGTCTCCCCGGGACAGACCTTCGACTACCGGGTGACGG is part of the Streptomyces qinzhouensis genome and harbors:
- a CDS encoding DUF11 domain-containing protein; translated protein: MRLHSARLLAALALAVAATLTLFAAPPPTHAVAPRALTFPVHEPFDSAVGNLGSLTGNASYQSGGWLRLTSAATNQAGGWEMNDSFPANLGIVAEFTYATYGGTAFDGKRGDGLTFFLADGNAVNGTGAPGGSLGYACGGGPPCNRGGVPGAFLGIGLDEFGNFSSAGVGNGGPGSQANRIVLRGGGNGNTGYRFGTSVPGPGGTVETQGRGDYRTVRVTVMPSGGRLLVSIWSDTGPGTALTEVVTDYNVSTIANQPALPSTLKVGFSGGTGLATNIHEIGDLKINVPADLSVTKTGSPATARAGDPVSYTVTVANSGANDVMGAILRDAVPGLTNVTWSCTATTGSSCVQPSGSGNSITASSNLLRNGSATYVIRGTAPGTPGTLTNTATVFPPSDRTDTNSANDSATATTTVTALADVAVMKTGVGTGPITPGQTFGYRVTAGNMGPSDTTNVRITDTLPAGLTFVSSPDGCTATGQTVSCPAAATMAAGGTQSWTFRVKLSDAYTGNGSDLGNVATVRHDVADPNQANNTTGAVTPPGGVTEPRADLSTVKQPLTSTPVSPGQTFDYRVTVTNNGPSVARGVRITDPLPAALSYVSSADPSCSATGQTVSCGPAATLAVGASVSWTFRVRIDPEYASDGTALRNTATASATTSDPVPGNNSGTGGVPGGRVTPPTADVTLTKRAD
- a CDS encoding DUF11 domain-containing protein, with translation MRRIPGRQPAPGRRRGRRGSGLTAVCCALGVGFFALTSPVSATAATAATAANIAGKAGTAGTADGAEVAESAESAEYTASSADSGAGRSGRTEAAEGGADKSRTSKDRADKSRTGKSRAEKPRKTKSAKGKAAKAEARPGRADLAVHWEAAGAEAGDGTAVARLGDGAAVAGAAGAEATDKAPGPHPDGPRPDGPEADFTYTYRVSVVNHGPSRAVDVVVTDRLPDSLVFVSSSDGCTAAGQTITCGPLATLAVGETHTWLLTVRPADDYTGDGSDITNVATVTSDTEDPDSENNTAVHTGVPVPGGTGKADLALTKTALLPRGRDTVAPGETFTYRVTVHNNGPSTAVDVRVVDPLPAVLAFVSSPDGCRLSDEDDRTVVCPAPARLPAGESVSYELVVRVRENATTRGGGGGGDHSGHSRCALENTAFVTSLTRDPVLANNSNRPGTTGPGGGPLYLEHPKPNEPHQPQEPNKPPHRPHHPSQLAHTGEDLPGWLPWSAGLTLATGGALVLLSRRHLRAPGLPGDPEEAARP